A genomic region of Thunnus maccoyii chromosome 13, fThuMac1.1, whole genome shotgun sequence contains the following coding sequences:
- the LOC121910939 gene encoding junctional adhesion molecule 3B-like → MAKTRLACLLTLLSTHCYFNVLAVVLRSNDHSPWTNEFDKIELSCLIESISTKEPRIEWKKIKNEGPSYVYFDKRVSGDLENRAVIREPATLLITNATRSDTAKYRCEVTAANDQKSFDEILIDLVVRVKPVVPKCSVPKSVPFGKSAELSCVEEEGFPKSQYQWFKDKEEIPDDPKTSLKFFNSTYTLNSETGTLKFSAVRKEDAGDYFCRAKNDAGYSECSPQKMEVYDIDVAGIILGVLVVVVVLLCITVGICCAYKRGYFSSQKQTGNSYKVPAKGDGVDYVRTEDEGDFRHKSSFVI, encoded by the exons GCTACTTCAACGTGTTAGCGGTGGTGCTGAGATCAAACGACCACTCGCCGTGGACTAATGAGTTTGACA AAATTGAATTGTCATGTTTGATTGAGTCCATTTCCACAAAAGAGCCCAGAATCGAATGGAAGAAGATAAAAAACGAGGGACCAAGTTATGTGTACTTTGACAAGAGGGTCTCAG GTGACTTGGAGAACAGAGCGGTGATCAGGGAACCTGCCACGTTACTGATAACCAACGCCACAAGATCAGATACAGCAAAATATCGCTGTGAGGTCACGGCCGCTAACGACCAGAAGTCCTTTGATGAGATTTTGATTGACCTTGTTGTAAGAG TAAAGCCGGTGGTGCCAAAATGCAGTGTCCCCAAATCAGTGCCTTTTGGGAAGTCAGCCGAGCTGAGCTGTGTGGAGGAAGAGGGCTTCCCCAAGTCTCAGTACCAGTGGTTCAAGGACAAGGAGGAGATTCCCGATGACCCAAAGACCAGCCTCAAGTTCTTCAACTCAACGTACACGCTCAACTCAGAAACAGGAACTCTG AAGTTCTCCGCAGTCAGAAAAGAAGATGCAGGCGATTACTTCTGCCGAGCAAAGAACGATGCAGGATACTCTGAGTGTTCACCCCAGAAGATGGAAGTCT ATGATATTGATGTTGCGGGGATCATACTGGgagtgctggtggtggtggtagtgctTTTATGTATAACAGTGGGGATCTGCTGTGCGTACAAGCGAGGCTACTTCTCCAGCCAAAAACAGACAGGGAACAG ttacAAAGTTCCAGCTAAAGGAGATGGAGTGGACTACGTCAGGACGGAGGACGAG GGTGATTTCCGACACAAGTCCTCCTTCGTGATCTGA